GAAGGATGAAATGCTTGATTTCTGGTTAGGCTTTTTGACCACTTTTATTATTGTCGCCGCCATTTATTGGCTAATGAAAAAAAGTCCGAAACGCTGGTGGCTCTATGCCTGGCTTTTCTTCGTTCCGTACGCAACCTTTTTTGTTTTTATTCAGCCGATTGTGATAGACCCGCTGTACAATGACTTTATGTCTTTACAAGATAAAGAGTTAGAAAAAGAAATCCTACAGCTGGCCGATCAGGCTGACATTCCGGCAGAACATGTGTATCAGGTGAATATGTCGGAAGAAACCAATGCAATGAACGCCTATGTAAATGGGATCGGAGCAAGCTCAAGAATTGTGCTATGGGATACGACTTTACAGCAACTCTCAAAGGATGAAATATTGGTGATAATGGCGCATGAAATGGCACACTATGTTAAAAAACATCTCTATTTTGGTCTAGCTGGCTATTTAGGCTTGTCTTTGGTTGGATTATGGATTCTGTCTAAGCTTGTGAAGCGTTGGGGGGAACAATATAAAGACACTCTTAAAATTTCAGGCTGGAACCGTCTGAGTTCACTCCCGTTATTATTTGCTTTGCTTTCATTCATGCTGTTTGCGGCAAGCCCTATTTCTAATGCCGTTTCCCGATATTCGGAAGCTAGTGCTGACCAGTATGCGCTAGAATTGACAAAAGACCCGGATGCAGCCATCTCAACCTTTCAAAAGCTGACGAAAGCAGGTTTAAGTCAAGTTCAGCCTCCTTTATTAATTAAATGGTTTTACTATACACATCCTACGATGCTAGAACGTCTTATAATGATTCAGGATTTTA
This DNA window, taken from Bacillus oleivorans, encodes the following:
- a CDS encoding M48 family metallopeptidase, which gives rise to MSKKWGVRGILLYILFGLLMFAYLFYWADHTIPESLRGSVADPSTFMTERELVLSEEYSKIRYLLSLLSTPYEWLFYLLVLVTGASLLMEKSAEKISKYHAVQSAVYVFYLSILSFIAIFPFQYLSHRFSVEYGISNQTFSAWMKDEMLDFWLGFLTTFIIVAAIYWLMKKSPKRWWLYAWLFFVPYATFFVFIQPIVIDPLYNDFMSLQDKELEKEILQLADQADIPAEHVYQVNMSEETNAMNAYVNGIGASSRIVLWDTTLQQLSKDEILVIMAHEMAHYVKKHLYFGLAGYLGLSLVGLWILSKLVKRWGEQYKDTLKISGWNRLSSLPLLFALLSFMLFAASPISNAVSRYSEASADQYALELTKDPDAAISTFQKLTKAGLSQVQPPLLIKWFYYTHPTMLERLIMIQDFRTSEN